One window of Candidatus Nitrospira kreftii genomic DNA carries:
- a CDS encoding Dihydroorotate oxidase, dihydroorotate dehydrogenase (Fumarate), with product MDLSTTYLGLSLPHPLMPGASPLVDDLDMVKRLEDAGAAAIVMHSLFEEQITGERAQTLRHIEAHTDSFAEAPSYFPCCDELSVGPEPYLEQIRRIKAAVRVPVIGSLNGTTATGWLDYARMIQQAGGDALELNVYVVATNPQEDGQAVEQQVLDILRKVKPSVTIPVAVKLSPFFGSFAHFASQLDGLGADGLVLFNRFYQPDIDVETLEVMPRLQLSDSSELLLRLRWLAVLSGHVRASLAVTGGVHTAVDAVKSVMAGAHAVQLVSALLQHGPERLQTIREEMVRWMEEHEYHSLRQMQGSMNLMRCPDPQAFERANYLRVLHSWRSTSERSRS from the coding sequence ATGGACCTGTCCACGACGTATCTTGGCTTGTCGCTGCCGCACCCGCTCATGCCCGGCGCATCGCCCCTGGTCGATGACCTGGACATGGTGAAACGTTTGGAGGACGCCGGTGCGGCGGCGATCGTCATGCACTCGCTCTTTGAAGAACAGATCACCGGGGAGCGCGCGCAGACGCTCCGTCACATCGAAGCGCATACCGACTCCTTCGCGGAAGCGCCCTCGTACTTTCCTTGTTGCGATGAACTCTCAGTCGGTCCGGAACCCTATTTGGAGCAGATCAGGCGGATCAAAGCCGCCGTCCGTGTGCCGGTTATCGGCTCCTTGAACGGCACGACGGCAACCGGCTGGCTGGACTATGCGCGCATGATTCAGCAGGCGGGCGGAGATGCGCTCGAACTCAACGTCTACGTCGTCGCCACCAACCCGCAGGAAGACGGGCAGGCCGTTGAGCAACAGGTCTTGGACATCTTGCGCAAGGTCAAGCCTTCCGTCACGATTCCGGTCGCCGTCAAGCTCTCCCCCTTTTTTGGCTCCTTCGCCCACTTCGCGTCGCAGCTCGATGGCCTGGGCGCAGACGGACTCGTGCTCTTCAATCGCTTCTATCAGCCCGATATCGACGTGGAGACGTTGGAGGTGATGCCCCGGTTGCAACTTTCCGATTCGTCCGAACTCTTGCTCCGACTGCGTTGGCTCGCCGTGCTCTCCGGACACGTTCGTGCCTCGCTGGCAGTCACTGGCGGTGTCCACACCGCCGTGGATGCCGTCAAATCCGTCATGGCCGGAGCCCATGCAGTGCAGCTAGTGTCAGCGCTGCTTCAGCACGGACCGGAGCGTCTCCAAACGATTCGAGAGGAGATGGTCAGATGGATGGAAGAGCACGAGTATCACTCGCTGCGCCAGATGCAGGGCAGCATGAATCTTATGCGATGCCCCGATCCGCAAGCCTTTGAACGAGCCAACTACCTGCGGGTGTTGCACAGCTGGCGCAGTACGAGCGAGCGGTCACGGAGCTAG
- a CDS encoding Iron-sulfur cluster carrier protein, translating to MITMEAVLDALRTVQEPELGDDLVSLDMIRDVQIDEGNVRFTLVLTTAFCPLSMEIQERCEEAVRRVPGVQHVTITVSDSETMDGAL from the coding sequence ATGATCACGATGGAAGCGGTTCTTGACGCGCTGCGAACTGTGCAGGAACCGGAATTGGGAGATGATCTGGTCAGTCTCGACATGATTCGGGACGTTCAGATCGACGAGGGCAATGTCCGGTTCACCTTGGTCCTCACCACTGCGTTCTGTCCACTGAGTATGGAGATTCAGGAACGATGTGAGGAGGCGGTTCGGCGAGTGCCAGGGGTGCAACACGTGACAATCACCGTGAGTGACAGTGAAACGATGGATGGGGCTTTGTAA
- a CDS encoding hypothetical protein (putative 2-oxoacid-flavodoxin fused oxidoreductase:conserved protein; 4Fe-4S cluster binding protein), which yields MNARRILTIDGNEAVASVAYRTNEVIAIYPITPASAMGELADEWATQAKPNLWGTIPTIAQMQSEGGAAGAVHGALQAGALTTTFTASQGLLLMIPNLYKIAGELTAFCMHVATRTVATHALSIFGDHSDVMACRQTGFAILTSGSVQEAHDLACVAQAATLTSRIPFIHCFDGFRTSHEIAKIEELTDVDLLAIIDESSIQAHRERALTPDRPVLRGTAQNPDAFFQAREACQPFYSACPDRVQRVMDQFVALTGRQYHLFDYVGHPEAERVIVLMGSGAETVHETVDWLLERGERVGVLKVRLYRPFDVQRFLAALPSTTRALAVLDRTKEPGSVGEPLYLDVVAALHEGRAEGLSRFTEEPTVIGGRYGLSSKEFTPAMVKAVFDELAKFSPIRHCTVGITDDVSRTSLPVDPEFDIEPPDVFRAVFFGLGSDGTVGANKNSIKIIGEGTDRWVQGYFVYDSRKAGAMTISHLRMSPRPIRSASLIRRAGFLACHQFDFLDRYDVLEYAAPGGIFLLNAPAAADRVWDELPREAQTQILDKRLRFYVIDAYRVADDAGLGRRINTIMQTCFFSLSGILPIERALAEIKQAIEETYGKWGAETVRKNLAAVDQALAHLHEVRLPDHVTATRGFAPLVPAEAPDFVKTVTALMLAGKGDWLPVSAFPVDGTWPVGTAKWDKRNLAQEIPVWDPAICIQCNKCAMVCPHAAIRAKVYAPAVLTGAPSAFKAVDYKAHEFPGFRYTIQVAPEDCTGCNLCVMVCPAKDKSNPKHKAIDMRLQRPLREVERNNYAFFLQLPEADRTAVKPDVKGIQFLEPLFEYSSACPGCGETPYLKLLTQLFGDRALIANATGCSSIYGGNLPTTPYSVNRDGRGPAWSNSLFEDNAEFGFGFRLALDQHSEQARALLSRLAPQLGTTLVDELLQADRHSEAGLAAQRQRVAVLKQTLSALASPEARRLTTLADYLVRKSVWIVGGDGWAYDIGYGGLDHVLAMGQDVNILVLDTEVYSNTGGQQSKATPLGAAAKFATAGKATPKKDLGLLAMTFGTAYVARIAFGGKDTQTVRAFQEAESFPGPSLLIAYSPCIAHGYDLKFGIDQQKLAVESGYWPLYRFDPRRLDKGEPPLQLDLVPSRSDLTQFMRNETRFRLVEHQDPERFRELVAAAQRHNAYRTALYQQLATVVPSTVAGGYRPPKERV from the coding sequence ATGAACGCACGACGAATACTCACGATCGACGGCAATGAAGCCGTGGCCTCGGTCGCCTACCGGACGAACGAGGTGATCGCGATCTATCCGATCACCCCCGCTTCCGCGATGGGCGAACTGGCCGACGAATGGGCGACGCAAGCGAAGCCGAACCTCTGGGGAACGATTCCCACCATTGCGCAGATGCAGTCGGAAGGCGGAGCCGCCGGGGCGGTCCACGGAGCCCTGCAGGCCGGCGCTTTGACCACGACCTTCACGGCCTCGCAGGGGTTGCTATTGATGATTCCCAACCTCTACAAGATCGCCGGGGAGCTGACTGCCTTCTGCATGCACGTGGCTACGCGCACCGTCGCCACCCACGCCCTGTCCATCTTCGGCGATCATTCCGATGTGATGGCCTGTCGCCAAACCGGATTTGCCATCCTGACGTCCGGCTCTGTACAGGAGGCGCATGACCTCGCCTGTGTCGCACAGGCCGCAACCCTGACTAGCAGGATTCCCTTCATCCATTGCTTCGACGGCTTCCGCACGTCCCATGAAATCGCCAAGATCGAGGAACTGACGGATGTAGATCTCCTCGCCATAATCGACGAGAGCTCCATTCAGGCACACAGGGAGCGAGCCTTGACCCCCGACCGACCGGTCCTGCGCGGCACGGCGCAGAATCCGGATGCCTTCTTCCAGGCACGCGAAGCCTGCCAGCCGTTTTACTCGGCCTGTCCAGACCGCGTGCAAAGGGTCATGGACCAATTCGTGGCACTCACCGGCCGCCAGTATCACTTGTTCGACTACGTCGGCCATCCTGAAGCCGAACGCGTGATCGTGCTGATGGGCTCAGGCGCTGAGACCGTTCATGAAACGGTCGACTGGCTGCTCGAACGTGGCGAGCGCGTCGGCGTCTTGAAGGTCCGCCTCTATCGTCCGTTCGACGTTCAACGATTCCTGGCCGCTCTTCCATCGACCACCCGGGCCCTCGCCGTGCTGGATCGGACGAAAGAGCCTGGTTCGGTGGGCGAGCCGCTCTATCTCGACGTGGTCGCCGCCTTGCATGAGGGACGTGCCGAGGGACTGAGCCGTTTTACGGAAGAGCCGACCGTCATCGGCGGACGGTATGGGCTCTCCTCGAAAGAATTCACGCCGGCCATGGTTAAAGCGGTCTTCGATGAACTCGCGAAGTTCAGTCCTATACGTCATTGCACCGTCGGGATCACGGACGACGTCAGCCGGACTTCGCTCCCGGTAGATCCAGAATTCGACATTGAACCTCCCGATGTTTTTCGAGCCGTGTTCTTCGGACTCGGCTCCGACGGAACAGTCGGCGCCAACAAGAACTCGATCAAGATCATTGGCGAAGGCACCGACCGCTGGGTGCAGGGCTACTTCGTCTACGACTCGCGCAAAGCCGGCGCGATGACGATCTCGCATCTCCGGATGAGTCCCCGTCCGATCCGCTCGGCCTCACTCATTCGACGTGCGGGCTTTCTGGCCTGCCATCAGTTTGACTTTCTGGATCGGTACGATGTGCTGGAATACGCGGCGCCAGGCGGCATCTTTTTATTGAATGCGCCTGCTGCCGCCGACCGGGTCTGGGATGAGCTTCCGCGTGAAGCCCAGACGCAGATCCTCGACAAGCGCCTCCGGTTCTATGTGATCGATGCCTATCGCGTCGCCGACGATGCAGGACTGGGTCGACGCATTAATACGATCATGCAGACCTGTTTTTTCTCCCTTTCCGGCATCCTCCCGATTGAGCGGGCGCTCGCCGAGATCAAACAGGCGATCGAAGAGACCTATGGCAAATGGGGAGCCGAGACGGTGCGAAAGAATCTAGCCGCCGTGGATCAGGCCCTCGCGCATCTGCATGAAGTCCGCCTGCCTGACCACGTTACGGCGACTCGCGGATTTGCCCCATTGGTTCCCGCTGAGGCACCGGACTTTGTCAAAACGGTCACGGCGCTCATGCTGGCCGGCAAGGGGGACTGGCTGCCGGTGAGCGCCTTTCCCGTGGACGGGACCTGGCCCGTGGGCACGGCCAAATGGGACAAGCGCAACCTGGCCCAGGAGATTCCGGTCTGGGATCCCGCCATCTGCATCCAGTGCAACAAGTGCGCGATGGTCTGCCCCCATGCTGCGATTCGCGCCAAGGTTTATGCGCCTGCGGTCTTAACCGGAGCGCCCTCGGCCTTCAAGGCCGTGGACTACAAAGCCCATGAGTTTCCTGGGTTCCGTTATACGATCCAGGTGGCCCCCGAGGATTGCACCGGCTGCAACCTCTGCGTGATGGTCTGTCCCGCCAAAGACAAATCCAATCCGAAGCACAAGGCTATCGACATGCGGCTGCAACGTCCGCTGCGAGAGGTCGAACGAAACAACTACGCGTTCTTTCTCCAGCTTCCCGAGGCCGATCGGACGGCCGTCAAACCGGATGTGAAGGGGATTCAGTTTCTTGAGCCTCTGTTTGAATATTCGAGCGCCTGCCCGGGCTGTGGGGAGACACCCTACCTCAAACTGTTGACCCAGCTATTCGGCGACCGGGCCTTGATCGCCAATGCCACCGGTTGTTCGTCGATCTATGGAGGGAATCTCCCGACGACGCCCTACAGCGTCAATCGGGATGGACGCGGGCCGGCCTGGTCAAATTCTCTCTTCGAAGACAATGCGGAATTCGGGTTCGGTTTTCGGCTGGCGCTGGACCAGCACAGCGAGCAGGCGCGGGCCTTGCTCAGCCGTCTCGCTCCACAGCTGGGGACGACGTTAGTCGATGAACTCTTGCAGGCCGATCGCCACAGCGAAGCCGGTCTTGCAGCCCAACGGCAACGCGTCGCGGTTCTGAAGCAGACACTGTCGGCGCTGGCCTCTCCGGAGGCGCGTCGGCTGACGACGCTGGCGGACTATCTGGTGCGAAAGAGCGTCTGGATCGTCGGCGGCGACGGCTGGGCCTATGACATCGGCTATGGCGGACTGGACCACGTGCTGGCAATGGGGCAGGACGTCAACATCCTCGTGCTCGATACAGAGGTCTACTCCAATACGGGAGGACAGCAGTCGAAGGCCACCCCTCTGGGCGCAGCCGCGAAGTTCGCGACCGCAGGCAAGGCGACACCCAAGAAAGATCTAGGCTTACTGGCGATGACGTTCGGCACGGCCTATGTGGCGCGCATCGCCTTCGGCGGCAAAGACACCCAGACCGTGCGCGCGTTCCAGGAAGCAGAATCGTTTCCCGGCCCCTCGCTTCTGATCGCGTACAGCCCTTGCATCGCCCATGGTTACGATTTGAAATTCGGCATCGACCAACAAAAGCTCGCGGTCGAATCGGGCTATTGGCCGTTGTATCGGTTCGATCCACGACGACTCGACAAGGGGGAACCTCCGCTGCAGCTGGACTTGGTTCCAAGTCGCTCAGATCTGACTCAGTTCATGCGCAACGAGACCAGGTTTAGACTCGTTGAGCATCAAGATCCGGAGCGCTTTCGCGAGTTGGTGGCCGCAGCTCAACGACACAATGCCTACCGCACCGCGCTTTACCAACAACTGGCCACCGTGGTGCCCTCGACCGTTGCGGGTGGCTATCGTCCTCCTAAAGAGAGAGTATAG
- a CDS encoding Alkyl hydroperoxide reductase AhpD, whose protein sequence is MSDLSPRERELVAIGAAIGSNCVPCVEYHIPIARKTGLTDAQIGEAIELANKVKQVPASNVYETAKQLVSVGSQPDKGGSCCGASEPHA, encoded by the coding sequence ATGAGTGATTTGAGCCCACGCGAAAGAGAACTGGTAGCAATCGGTGCCGCCATTGGAAGCAACTGCGTCCCTTGTGTCGAATACCACATCCCTATCGCGCGAAAGACCGGCTTGACGGACGCACAGATTGGAGAGGCGATCGAACTGGCGAACAAAGTGAAGCAGGTCCCTGCGAGCAATGTGTATGAAACGGCCAAACAGTTAGTGTCCGTGGGCTCTCAACCGGACAAGGGTGGTTCCTGTTGCGGCGCATCCGAACCACACGCGTAA
- a CDS encoding hypothetical protein (conserved protein of unknown function) — MRSVRFHGRGGQGAKTASRILGTAAFLEGCVAQDSPIYGAERRGAPVSAFTRIAKDPIRERGIITRPDLVVVADVTLIGDPAARVLDGIDERTAVFVNSPLSAEQIRAETSLPGRLTILDLTEIALQRFGKREAISSLLGAVAGRLVGLHQESIRKAIAEELADLGLSPSVIERNQTVAVQSYEAVQPVVIETGVPQPIVPVQLQAPMYESPTRGTARISAAANSILRETGGWRTFRPVLVPDKCNGCWLCFTSCPDGVISMTKEDRPVIDYDHCKGCQICVHECPTEALVAEREQGGPVAWKAR; from the coding sequence ATGCGATCCGTCCGTTTTCATGGTCGAGGGGGCCAGGGTGCTAAGACTGCGAGCCGCATTCTGGGTACCGCTGCATTCCTCGAAGGATGTGTGGCGCAGGACTCGCCGATATATGGAGCCGAACGGCGTGGTGCCCCGGTGTCGGCATTTACGCGCATTGCGAAGGACCCGATCCGTGAGCGGGGGATCATCACCCGTCCCGATCTTGTAGTCGTAGCCGACGTGACGCTCATCGGCGATCCAGCCGCGCGGGTGCTCGACGGGATCGATGAACGGACGGCAGTGTTTGTCAACTCACCCTTATCCGCCGAGCAAATCCGTGCCGAGACTTCCCTCCCTGGTCGCTTGACCATATTGGACCTCACTGAGATTGCGCTTCAGCGGTTTGGTAAACGGGAAGCAATCAGTTCATTGCTCGGCGCTGTCGCGGGACGACTTGTGGGGCTCCATCAGGAGTCGATCCGTAAAGCCATTGCAGAAGAGTTGGCTGATCTCGGTCTTTCGCCTTCGGTCATTGAGCGCAATCAAACGGTCGCGGTCCAATCTTATGAAGCAGTTCAGCCCGTCGTGATCGAAACAGGTGTGCCGCAGCCGATCGTCCCGGTACAGCTCCAAGCGCCGATGTATGAATCACCGACCAGAGGAACTGCCAGGATCAGCGCCGCCGCAAATTCGATTCTGCGTGAAACCGGAGGCTGGCGAACATTCCGGCCGGTGCTGGTTCCCGACAAGTGTAATGGATGTTGGCTCTGCTTTACCTCTTGTCCCGATGGAGTGATATCGATGACGAAGGAAGATCGGCCCGTGATCGATTACGACCATTGCAAAGGTTGTCAAATCTGCGTCCATGAGTGTCCAACGGAGGCGCTTGTGGCCGAGCGGGAGCAGGGAGGACCGGTGGCATGGAAGGCGAGATGA
- a CDS encoding hypothetical protein (conserved protein of unknown function): protein MSDLSLAHPSPIAAREESLRARAIQAQTRPALYGPDLDLTTFSHPAEQQRQRVKALRSLEQQMREAALLAGIDSEETGRAASYFQVDYSAIYERIQRRYEGQLELMTMAEALKSYDWLRDYWWQAVEVDQDKYTAAVELAQTGGFFLRVFAGQRVTEPIQACLLVQENNISQNVHNVILIEEGADAQLITGCTLHPRVETGLHIGVTEVFLKKNATLSDTMIHNWAEGFHVRPRTGVIVEEGATFVSNYILLRPVRSVQAYPRVFLRGADARAQFNSIMVGLKESLIDMGSYVELTGRGTRADAISRAVARDRSTMYLRGELVGQHNESRGHLDCRGMLLSEAAKIHAIPELLVDSAPRSQLSHEAAVGPIAEEAVEYLMTRGLSRDVAISTLVRGFMQIDLPGLPEILTKHIQRVLAATTDHSL, encoded by the coding sequence ATGTCCGATCTGTCGCTCGCACATCCCAGTCCAATAGCTGCCAGGGAGGAATCGCTCCGGGCTCGCGCGATCCAGGCCCAAACGCGACCAGCACTCTACGGCCCCGATCTGGATCTGACGACGTTCAGTCATCCGGCCGAGCAGCAACGCCAACGAGTCAAGGCTCTGCGGTCGCTGGAGCAGCAGATGCGAGAGGCCGCATTGCTGGCGGGCATCGACAGCGAGGAGACCGGCAGGGCAGCATCGTATTTTCAAGTCGACTACTCCGCAATCTACGAGCGCATTCAGCGTCGCTATGAGGGCCAGCTTGAGCTCATGACCATGGCCGAGGCGCTCAAATCCTACGACTGGTTGCGGGACTATTGGTGGCAGGCGGTCGAGGTCGATCAGGACAAGTACACGGCGGCGGTGGAACTGGCTCAAACGGGCGGCTTCTTCTTGCGGGTCTTCGCGGGCCAGCGCGTCACAGAACCAATCCAGGCCTGTTTGCTCGTACAGGAAAACAATATCAGTCAGAACGTCCACAATGTGATCCTGATCGAAGAGGGCGCAGACGCCCAGCTGATTACGGGCTGTACCCTCCATCCACGCGTTGAAACGGGGCTCCACATCGGTGTGACCGAAGTCTTTCTCAAAAAGAACGCGACACTTTCCGACACGATGATCCATAACTGGGCGGAAGGGTTTCACGTCCGACCACGGACCGGCGTCATCGTGGAGGAGGGCGCGACGTTCGTCAGCAACTACATTCTGCTCCGTCCTGTACGCTCAGTGCAGGCCTATCCCCGCGTGTTTCTTCGTGGGGCCGATGCCAGGGCCCAGTTCAACAGCATCATGGTGGGACTCAAAGAGTCGCTCATTGATATGGGGTCTTATGTGGAATTGACCGGTCGAGGGACCCGAGCCGATGCGATCTCGCGAGCCGTCGCGAGAGACCGCTCCACGATGTATCTACGCGGTGAGCTCGTTGGACAACACAACGAGAGTCGAGGGCATCTCGATTGCCGAGGCATGTTGCTGTCGGAAGCGGCCAAGATCCACGCCATTCCCGAATTGCTGGTTGACTCAGCGCCACGTAGTCAGTTGTCGCATGAAGCCGCCGTCGGACCAATTGCTGAAGAAGCGGTGGAATATCTCATGACGCGAGGACTCTCGCGCGATGTTGCGATTTCGACCCTGGTCCGCGGCTTTATGCAGATCGATCTGCCGGGCCTTCCGGAGATCCTGACCAAACACATTCAGCGTGTGCTCGCGGCGACGACTGATCACTCTTTATGA
- a CDS encoding ABC-type transport system: protein MSTSDILQLDEVSIEVGGRPILHDVSLRIRPGETHVLFGPNGSGKSSLLMAIMGLSRYRVTKGRILFQGQDITHLPVDERARLGIGLMQQRPPSVRGIPLGQLAEVSAQGRDGTRVAELADQLGCSSLLARDVNVGFSGGEIKKAELLQLMAQQPALALVDEPDAGVDLDSIAVVGQALACLVKEPSGEAVAPAALIITHTGHILNYLRSDVGHVLYGGTLVGEGDGLQLLEEIRKHGYGKCPICRSHIPVQ from the coding sequence ATGAGTACGAGCGACATTCTCCAGCTTGATGAGGTGAGTATCGAGGTCGGCGGACGACCGATCCTCCACGATGTCAGCTTGCGGATCAGACCGGGCGAGACGCATGTGCTTTTCGGTCCGAACGGATCAGGCAAATCCTCGTTGCTGATGGCCATCATGGGGCTGAGTCGGTACCGCGTCACCAAGGGCCGGATCTTGTTTCAGGGCCAGGACATCACCCACCTTCCTGTTGATGAGCGTGCGCGCCTGGGGATCGGCCTCATGCAGCAGCGTCCGCCGAGTGTGCGCGGCATTCCGTTGGGACAACTCGCCGAAGTCTCAGCACAGGGGAGGGACGGCACACGAGTGGCGGAATTGGCCGACCAGCTTGGGTGCTCTAGTTTGCTCGCACGGGATGTGAATGTGGGGTTTTCAGGCGGCGAAATCAAGAAAGCCGAATTGCTGCAGCTCATGGCTCAGCAGCCGGCCTTAGCATTGGTCGATGAACCGGACGCCGGTGTTGATCTGGACAGTATTGCGGTGGTGGGTCAAGCGCTCGCCTGCCTGGTGAAGGAACCGAGTGGAGAAGCCGTGGCGCCCGCGGCGCTCATCATTACGCACACCGGCCACATACTGAATTATCTGCGATCAGACGTGGGGCATGTGCTCTACGGGGGGACGCTGGTCGGCGAAGGGGACGGGCTTCAGTTGCTGGAAGAAATCCGCAAACATGGGTACGGCAAATGTCCGATCTGTCGCTCGCACATCCCAGTCCAATAG
- a CDS encoding Pyruvate synthase subunit PorA, producing the protein MEGEMMTGNLAAAWGARLADVDYVPAFPITPQTEIVEALAKWCESGTMAARFVTLDSEHSMMTAAGAAAATGARVFTATSSQGLLYALEVLYSVSGWRTPLVLVNVSRALAAPITLEPDHNDVLAARDSGFLQIHAETCQEVLDSILMAYRIAEDERVMLPVIVNLDGFYLSFTREPVILPDPGQIKRFLPPFRPAHLGFRASAPHALGVAVLGGTPYSYFRYQMHLAAMNALDVHREAAAAFEQLFGRRYDVVEGYRLDDAEDVLVMTNAFASKGKVAVDVARADGKRVGLLRLRMIRPWPADTIRQALQGRRAVAVLDQNLSPGQGGILFQEIAACLYHDPLRPRALCSFIGGLGGKNISEGEFRAIFEQTAEAGVRGTGIGPVLLYTEAEHREMVQLQVLAGEPGS; encoded by the coding sequence ATGGAAGGCGAGATGATGACAGGAAATCTAGCGGCCGCCTGGGGCGCGCGTCTGGCCGATGTCGATTATGTCCCGGCCTTTCCCATCACCCCGCAAACGGAAATCGTGGAAGCGTTGGCCAAGTGGTGTGAGAGCGGCACGATGGCCGCGCGATTTGTCACCCTGGATTCCGAGCATTCCATGATGACGGCGGCCGGAGCCGCCGCAGCTACGGGAGCTCGGGTCTTCACCGCGACATCGAGTCAGGGATTGCTCTATGCTCTCGAAGTGCTCTATTCCGTCTCCGGCTGGCGCACACCGCTTGTGCTGGTCAATGTGTCGCGGGCGCTGGCTGCGCCGATCACACTGGAACCTGATCACAATGATGTGCTGGCCGCGCGCGATTCGGGATTTCTCCAAATCCACGCAGAGACCTGTCAGGAAGTGCTGGACTCGATCCTCATGGCCTATCGCATTGCGGAGGATGAGCGGGTGATGTTGCCGGTCATCGTCAATCTGGACGGTTTCTATCTTTCATTCACCCGCGAGCCGGTCATCCTGCCGGACCCAGGGCAGATCAAGCGGTTTCTGCCACCATTTCGACCGGCTCATCTGGGGTTCAGAGCTTCGGCGCCGCATGCGCTCGGCGTGGCGGTCCTCGGCGGGACGCCCTACTCATACTTCCGGTACCAAATGCATCTGGCTGCCATGAACGCGTTGGACGTGCATCGGGAAGCGGCCGCGGCATTCGAGCAGTTGTTCGGACGGCGGTACGATGTGGTCGAGGGCTATCGGCTTGACGATGCGGAAGATGTGCTCGTCATGACCAACGCCTTTGCGAGCAAAGGCAAGGTCGCAGTCGATGTGGCCAGGGCAGATGGCAAGCGAGTGGGACTGTTGCGGCTCCGCATGATCCGTCCCTGGCCGGCGGACACCATCCGTCAGGCGTTGCAGGGCCGCCGGGCCGTGGCAGTATTGGATCAGAATCTGTCTCCAGGCCAGGGTGGGATTCTCTTTCAGGAGATTGCGGCTTGTCTCTATCACGACCCGCTGCGACCACGGGCACTCTGTTCTTTCATCGGCGGCCTGGGCGGAAAGAATATTTCTGAGGGGGAGTTTCGCGCCATCTTCGAGCAGACGGCAGAAGCGGGAGTCCGTGGCACAGGGATCGGCCCAGTCCTGCTGTACACAGAAGCCGAGCATCGGGAGATGGTGCAGTTGCAGGTTTTAGCAGGAGAACCTGGGTCGTGA
- a CDS encoding Pyruvate synthase subunit PorB, whose protein sequence is MWQRETFKKIKQVPREEHVLPGTTLCAGCGGLEALRLAAKVLGDDVVYVNAAGCFTMLAAYPFTPFKGSWLYTTMGSAPAGAQGVRDALDVMIDKGRLPKSENVKVVVLGGDGSTYDMALSSTSGAITRKLDFYYFCYDNEAYGNTGMQLSPSTPYGARTATSPCSLQHPAGTIQEKKDIFEIWRAHKPPYIATVAPRYPLDLEEKFARAAKFTGPKLFLALSACPTGWLYDPGETPEVAKLAVETGLWPLKEAINGAVSHTYIPKRRPVEDYLKLQGRFQHLFEPTRQDEAIRHIQEQVDTYWKRVSG, encoded by the coding sequence ATGTGGCAACGAGAGACATTCAAAAAGATCAAACAAGTTCCCCGTGAAGAGCATGTGCTGCCGGGAACGACGCTCTGCGCCGGCTGCGGCGGGCTGGAGGCCCTGCGGCTGGCTGCGAAGGTGCTGGGCGACGATGTCGTGTACGTGAATGCCGCCGGGTGCTTTACGATGCTGGCTGCCTATCCCTTCACACCGTTCAAGGGCTCCTGGCTGTATACGACAATGGGGTCGGCGCCGGCCGGCGCGCAGGGCGTGCGCGACGCCTTGGACGTCATGATCGACAAAGGGCGACTGCCGAAGAGCGAGAATGTGAAAGTGGTGGTCCTGGGCGGCGACGGCTCCACCTACGACATGGCGCTTTCCTCGACCTCCGGGGCCATCACCAGGAAACTCGACTTCTACTATTTTTGTTACGACAACGAAGCCTACGGAAATACCGGGATGCAGCTTTCGCCCTCCACGCCGTACGGCGCGCGGACGGCCACGTCGCCTTGCAGCCTGCAGCATCCAGCCGGCACGATCCAGGAGAAGAAGGATATTTTTGAGATCTGGCGGGCGCACAAACCGCCCTACATCGCGACGGTCGCGCCGAGGTATCCCTTGGATCTGGAAGAAAAGTTCGCGCGCGCGGCCAAGTTTACCGGGCCGAAGCTCTTCCTTGCCTTGTCCGCCTGTCCGACCGGTTGGTTGTACGATCCAGGAGAAACTCCGGAAGTCGCTAAGTTGGCGGTCGAGACGGGGCTCTGGCCATTGAAAGAAGCGATCAACGGAGCAGTCAGCCACACCTATATTCCCAAGCGCAGGCCGGTGGAAGACTATCTTAAGTTGCAGGGCCGGTTCCAGCATCTATTCGAACCGACGAGACAAGACGAAGCCATTCGACACATTCAGGAACAGGTCGATACATATTGGAAACGAGTCAGCGGATAA